TAAAAATTACATATTTTTTTAATTTTAATTGATTTATCAATTTCCTTAACAGTAAATAATATTTTTCGTGCCATGGTCCACATATTAAATATCTAACATTTTGAATTTTTCTGATTACTTGTGGCAAAGCTTTTATTACGGCATCATGTCCCTTTCTTTCGATCACACGGGACAAGGTTAATATTACTTTGCAACCTTCTAAATGATGTTTATGTAAATATTCTTTTTCTACTTTTGGATAAAATTTATTAATATCCACACCATTAGGAAAAACATAAATCTTTTTTGATGGAATACCTAGCTTTGCCGATAAATAGTTTTTTGTAAACCTACTTACAGCGATTATATAATTACTTCTCGTAAGAGTGTATCGCAACCAGAATTTTTTTAAATAAGTCATTTTACGAGTAACATCCAACCCATGAGCTACGGCTATTAAAGGTATCATACTTTTCATACAATAATTTACTACTCCTCGTGCACAATTCCATGTTGTGGCAATAATTATACTCGGTTTTTGATTACTCTCTAAGTGACTCTTAAGTGAAGTGTTCCAATAATAAGACATTAATTTTTTCCAATACTTTTTATCTATATAAATAACTTCAAAATTTACATTAGACAATTTAATTTTTCCATATTTTGGAAAATAACGAGTCATCAAGGTAACAGTATGTCCAGCTTTAGAAAGACTTTTTGCAACGCCCATTGCCCATTGTACAATACCACCTATATTTGGTGGAAAATCTTCAGATAATATAAGAATTTTCATTTATCTTTCAGCCATACCGCTTATATAAATTATACTTTGCTTCTCATTGAAAGTATTGTTTTTGATTCTTAAATAATGGTTAATATGTTGTTAATTATAGAACGACATTTTTTTACAACAATGGAATTTGGAATACTGTTAATATCATTAGTTGGACTGGAGATAATATACATTTTCTTATTTTCTTTATAAAATCTTTTGATATTATCAACATTTTTTTGGAATAACCCTATAGTTGAAATGTTGTTAATATGTGCAAGATGCAAAATGGAGGTATCGGGCGTAACCATTAAATCCAGATGAGATATATAGCTATTCAGTTTAATAATATCTCGCACTTTTTTCATTATATATACATTTTTATATCTACTTGAAATCCTTTTCATTATATCTTTTTTATCAGGCATCCCAAAGAGCAAGAAGGATGCATCTTGATTTGAAATATTTTCAAAGAATTGCAGCCATTTCTTTTCTTTCCATTCACGGAATTTGCTTCCTGCTGAAAGATTTATGCCGACTAAAGGCTTCTTAAATCTTTGAAAATATTTTTCAATCTGGTTATTTTTCGGTTTGGGCAGCTTAGGTATTAAGACTTCCTCGGTAATTCTTATATTGAAAAGTTTACAAATTGAAAGATTTTTTTCCACAATATAAGTATGAAATGGTATATCAAAAAGATAATCATAAAACTTTTGGTTGTGGAAGCCTTTTAATCCAATTTTATAATTCGCATTAATTATTGCCGTTAAGATTAAAAATGTTCTTGATGAATGGTCTTTGGGATTGTATAAAATATCAAATTTGCGATGTTTTATTTCCTTATAGAATTGCCAATAGTTTAATTTCGGACAAATGACTTCATCAACATCTGGCAATTGAGAGAAAAGTTTATGATTATATTTAGAAGCAAGAACAGTGATATAAATGTTGGGAAAATACTTTTTTAATAATGGAAAAAGAGGTGTCAGTAAGATAAAATCTCCAATCTTTTCTTGAGCAATAATACAAATTGTTGAGGGGTCCTCTGATAGATGATGTTCCCGACGCGGTTTTACAAAAAATTCCATCAATATGAAGATGCATTTCTTAAACAGTCGCTTAAAATAAGTTTTGATTTCCTTAAGAAGAAGTCTCATCTACTACCTCATATAGAAATTCCTCCAGCTGGCATCTCATATTCTCTGGGGAGAATAAATTTTTAACTGTTGTGCACCCAGTCTTACCAATTTCAGATAATTTGTTTTGATTTTTGATGATTTCAGCCAAGAGTTTAGCAATTTTCTCAGGATTAGTTGAATGTGTTAGAAATCCATTTTCCCCATTTTTGATGAATTCGACTGAGCCACCAGCATCAGAAGTTAGAACAGGAACTCCTATCATCATTGCCTCAATCAATGCATTAGAGATACCCTCATTTGCGGACAGCAACACAAACAAGTCTGTATCTGCTACAATTTTTAGCGGATTTTCCATAAATCCCCAAAATTTAACCTTTTCCTGTAATCCCAAATTTTTTACCTGATTCTTTAGCATTATTTCACTTCTTCCTGAACCAACGATATTTAATTTTATATTATTTTTTAATGATTGGGGGAGTTTGGATAGCGATTCAATCAAAAGATGAAAACCTTTTCGCTTTGTTAACATTCCCACACTTGAGATAGAGAATCCATTTGCAGTTTTTGAGGGTATTTTAGAATTATTTTTTAATTCTATACCATTATAGATAACTTTAATCTTATTCAAATCAATAAATTTATATTTGTTTAAGTTTTGCCTTATTCTATGGGCATTGACTATAATTCCGTCGCAGAGTATATTATAAACCAATTTATGCCAGATTGGGAAATTCATTTTTCTTACGATTCCCAAACGCAAAACATTCTTTATTCTGAACAGTTTTGCTAAAATTCCACATATAAAATATTCTTTTTTTTTTGTAGAAATTATAATATCAATTTTTTTCTTTCTGATAAATCTTGATAGTTTAATATATGTAATTGGGTCAAACAAATTTAAAAAAGGTGCGGTAAATTTGTAGATATTTTTCCCGAACTTATCGCCCAATTCTTTTCTTCTGTAGCAAAGAAAGACTTTGTGATTTTTGTTTAGCTCTTTCATTGCCATTGATGTCCATTTTTCATTTCCCCCCCAGATTTTTGCTGAACAAACAAAAAGCAATCTCATTTTGCTTTTTTTTGTAATTTTTCACTTAGAAAAGATTCTAAATTATCTATCATTTTTTTATAAGTAAATTTAGTTTCAACTCTTTTTTTACCTGCTTTGCCCATTCTTCTACATAATTCTTTATCAGAAAGTAGGATAGACAACTTATTATAGAATGCTTGTGAATTTTTAAGTGGCACAATAAAACCAGTCTCACCATCTATCATAAGTTCACGAGTGCCATTTACATCCGTGGCTATCACAGGCTTAGCAACAGACATCGCTTCCATTACAACATTTGGCATCCCTTCAAATAATGATGGAAGTATGAAGATATCTGATATTTTTAATATAGGGAAAAAGTCATCATAAAAGCCTATTAGTCTTACATAATTTTCTAAGCCATCATCTTTTATTGCTTGGAGCAAATTATTTTTTAGTTTTCCTTTTCCGGCAATCAAAAAAATCCAATCATTGTTGTGTTTTTTAGCAATCTTTGCTGTTTTGATAAGATAGATAAAACCTTTTTGTTTAGATAATCTTCCTGCACTGAGAATAATTTTTTTATTTTTTGTAAAAGGTAATTCTTCTTCAATAGGATAATTAGGAATATTTTTATTCGTTTTTATTCCGTTGTAAATTACTTTAACAAAATCATCATTAAACCATCCATATTTCATATAGGCATCTTTAATTGTTTGGCTATTTGTGATAATTCCATCTGTTAAATTGAGTAATGTGATTTTATGTTTTAATTTCTTACCACAAAGTTGAATCCCATGCCTTGCGAAAATTAGAGGAGTTTTTGCCAATCTTCCTGCCAATCCTGCTGCTCTGACATCCTTGTTCAAATTGCAAATCAAAACATCAATCTTGTTCGTTAATAAGAATTTTTTTATTTTGTAAGTATTTGTAGGGCTAAAATCAGAATGTATATTAACGCCAACAGTTTTTATTCCTTCTTTGCTTGCTTTTTCCATTAAGATGGAGTTTTTTTTGCAACCAAGAAAGACATTATGATTTCTTTCTGCTAAACCTTTTGCTGCTTTAACCATCCATTTTTCGCCACCACCCCATTTTCTTTTTCCAATAGAATTTGAAAATAATATATTCATTTTATTATATATCTTTAGTTTTGATTATCTTCATCACCTTTGGCAATGGCAATAATAAATTCATCCACTATCAGCAGGATAGATTTTATCATTTCAATAACAGGATAATATAATTTAATTCCATTACGGACAAAGGAAAATCCACTAATTTTCAATTACTTACCCTTCATATCGCATATCATATATTGTTAAATATTTATGAGTTTACTATAAAAATGTTCAAAAATGCAATATTCTGAAATTTCTTCTAAATTGGATAAACTGTTTCATGCCAAAGACAGATCTTTAGGGAAACAGTTACGATTTTTTAACCTATGAGAAGTTAATAAAAACCTATTTTGGCAATAACCATTTTAACGGTTTCTCATCATACTGATCTGACTTTTTAGAATGGACTCATTCATTTTTTTTACTTCAGTTGTTGAAATGCTATCTGTTCTTTTTAGGTAAAACACCTTGCAATAATGATTAAGAAAATCAAATTTTCCTTCCCAATCGTCACCCATTACAAAAACATCAATATCATATTTTTTAATATCTTCTATTTTCTGTTCCCAATTCTCTTCAGGAATAACCTTATCAACATATTTTATTGCTTTAACAATTTTGGAGCGGTGTTCATAAGGATAGACACATTTTTTCCCTTTTACAGCGTTAAATTCATCTGTTGAAACTGCAACTATCAAATAATCTCCAAGCTGTTTAGCTCTTTCTAATATTCTTAAATGTCCGTAATGGAACAGGTCAAATGTTCCATAGGTAATTACTTTTTTCATTGACTCTACTTGTATAATTTAAGTTCAATCGCTAATTAATATTCCTTAGCCTTTTCTTCTCCTGCAAGAATTCTAATTCCTGCTTCAGCCATTGCTTCCATTTCTCCCTCACCTGGGAAAATATAAATCGGAGCAATAAATTCAGTTCTCTCTTTCAGCCATCTGGTTAGATGTTTATCATATGCTAAACCGCCTGTTAGGAATATGGCATCTACTTTGCCTTTTAGAACTGTTGCACATGCTCCTATTTCTTTTGAAATTTGATATGCCATTGCAGAATAAATCTGTTCAAATCTTTTGTCACCTTGTTCAATTTTTTTTGTAATTTCTATCCCATTATCTGTACCTAAATAAGCAATAAGCCCGCTCTTTTTACAGAATTTCTTTTCTATTTCAGCCTTTGTATATTTTCCAGAGTAGCATAGATTGACTATTCCTTGTAACGGCAGCGCACCTGCTCTTTGTGGTGAAAATGAGCCCATACCTAAAAGTGCATTATTAACATCTACTACTTTACCATTATTCATTGCTGCCACACTAATACCACCTCCCATATGTACTGCAATTAGATTACATTCCTCAAGAGGATTCCCAATTTTTTTTGCTGTTTTTCTCGCTATTGATTTTATATTCAATGCATGGAATAAGCTCTGTCTTTCAATTTCTGGTACACCAGATATTCTTGCAATATCTTCCATCTCGTCCACAGTTACAGGGTCTACAATGAATGAGGGAACACTAATTTCATCAGCAATAGATTTTGCTATAAATGCGCCTAAATTTGAAGCATGTGTTCGTCCCCAAAAGGACTTATCTTTTAAATCAGCAAGCATTTTTTTATTTATCTTATAGGTTCCACTCAGGACAGGACGAATCAATCCTCCTCTTCCTACAACTGCATGAATAGAAGAGATGTGGATATTATTCTCTTCAAGTGATTGTTCCACAATATTTTTTCTAAATTTAAATTGGTTAATTAACTCACCAAATTTTGCAAGTTTTTCCGGGTTATGTTGTAAGTTCTTCTGAAATACTAACTCACTATCATCAAACACAGCAATTTTAGTTGAAGTGGAACCAGGATTAATTACCAGAATACGATATTTAGGCATATTTCCTCCAATTTTTTACATATTTGAAATGATGTAGAAAAATTGGTCAATAAAAAAAAACCCCCGATTTATCGGGGGTTTTTAATAATAAATGTTTAGAATGTAAAGCCAACCTGTATGGATAAAGCATCACTTGTATTAGTATAACCGACTTCGCCTTTATCAAGAGAATCAAGATTATATTCAAGTTTAACAAATGCATTTTCTTTAGGTTGAATATTAACTCCAACTATCATATTATACTCTTCCATTCCACTCTTTGAGAAGTACCCTCCATACGGGGTAACTTTGTTTAAGATAGGAGCATTAAATCCAGGAACATAAGTGGCAAGAAACCAGAGGTCAAGGTCATCAGTATTATCATCGCCATCATCAAGATTGAAAGTTTGAAAATCTAATTTTACCATATCGTTCAAAGTATAACCTATATCAAAACCCCAATCAGTGAGAGCATCATAAGTATCGCTGATTGCATTCCTTATTCTGAGAGAAGCACCAATATCAGCACCTTTTATATAGGTTGTGGCTGCACGAAATCCAAAACCCATGCCAGCATCAGAAGTATAAAAACTTAATGGGTCACCCGGGTCAGCCCAGTAAAAGATTAACTTGTGTGTATTACAGATGTTTCCAGATAGCTTTGCCATTAAGTCACTATCAAAAGTCTTTGGCTGCAGTATGCCTATATTTTTAGAAGCTAAACTTGATACATCGCCAAAAGGATATACAATTTTTCCGATTGCTAAATCAATAGATTTCAAAGTAGAAATTCTTGAGTGAAATAAATTAAGACTTTTCCATGCTGCCTTAACACCTAATGCACCTCCTGCAACAACTGGTGTCAAATCTAAATCAACTGCATAGTCATCACCTGTCCAATAGAGCCTTATCTGGTTAAGATGCCAGAATTTCTGATGTAATTCTATAGTAGTTGGATAATAAATGCTTGCCTCATGCGCTAATGCTAATGAGCTAAACAAAAGTAAGGAAATTGTTAACAACACTAACTTTTTCATCAGTATCTCCTTTTCCCGATAAATCGGGATTATTTTTAATATAACCTTTATAAACTATTTACCCATTACTCATACCCCGATAAATCGGAGTGAAAATGAAAATCACATATATAATCAGAATTAAAGATAATTGAAAGACGAATACATTAATGAAGAACTACAATACCAAAAAAGTATTCATAAAAATTCTTTGTCAATTTTTTATTTTTAAAAATTTTACTACGAGGGAAATACGGTGACAATTGCTTAAATCATTATTATTTTGAAAAGCGTAATTTAAACTAAACTGCTTATATGAAATTTCAACACCTGCAGTAGGATATTTTCTATCAAATCCAGCATATAATTTTAAGAATTTAGAGAAATTAATTTTTAATCCTGCATGGAAATCTGCACTTACATTTTTATAATGCAATTGAGCTGCTGATTTTCTCCCCTCAAAAAATATATCTGATTGAAGAGATAAAGTTGCAGGTTTGACAAGAATCGGAAAAGCAAAGTCTATTCCCATTCCCGCGAAAATATTTGGGTTCACTCTTTCTGTATTACCATTATTCCACCAGATTGGAGTTCCAAAAATATCTCTTATATTTATTCCAAACCTGAAACTCTTACTTGCTTGTAACATCAAACCAATATCTAAACCAAATCCTGATGCAGAAATATTCCCGATATCTTTATAAATGATTTTGCTACTAACTCCCCACAATACTTTTGATGAGAGCATTGATGAAAATGCAATATATCCGGCATAATCTGCATCGCTTACGTATTTATCTAATTTGGGAGGATTTTCTGGAGAGCAGGGTAGTGTGTCATTTTCTAATTTAGTTAATGGAATTCCAGAGATACCCATTCTTGTGAGTAAAAGTCCTATATGTGTATTGTTATCAAATGGATATATGAGTGCAAAAGAGTCGTATTTAAGATTGCCAGCATATTCTTCAGAATGTATAATAATAGAACTTATATCTTTTGAGTATTGCATTCCTGCAGAATTCCAATAAATTGAAGTCGGGTCATCTGCGATTGATACAAATGCATTACCCATACTTCTTGCTTTCACCCCTACACCGAGGTTTAGAAAAGCACCTGCATACTTTTCGGCTGAGAGATTTGCAGCAAAAAGAAAAGTTAATACGATAACCAATATTTTGTAGTGATTTTGCCACGAAGTCATAAAGACACTAAGATTATTAGAAAAATATCTTTTAACACTATTTTTTAAAGATTTAGAATCCATATTTATCCTTTGTTCCTTTTCACCCTTCGCAGTCCCGATTATATCGGGACGGAGAACGGGCGTGTCTTGGTAGCTAATTCCTTCATAATACTGTTACATAATTTGAAATTATTCTTTTTAACTCACCACTGTCAAAAGATATGGTAAGTTTTGTCAAATCTCCATCACCTTTAATGGACAAAATCATCCCTTTGCCAAAATCAGGATGTGAAATCCTTTGTCCTACTCTAAATTTAGAATGATTGGTTTTCCAGTCAACTTTTCTTTTGTTAAATTGATAGAAACTATCCGGATACTCTTTATCTAATTCTGAAGTTAGTATAAATTTCTCAAAATACTCATCACTAATTTCATTTAGAAACCGTGATGGAAAATTTGTAATATAAGTATCAAAAAAGCGTCTGGAATTTGCATGCGAAATTGTTAACTCCTTTATAGTTCTGGTCATAGCAACATAAAAAAGTCGTCGTTCTTCTTCAATCTGAAAAGTGCTTTCCATTGAATTGCGATGAGGAATAAGTCCATCTTCTACACCAACAATAAATACATAAGGGAATTCTAAGCCTTTAGCATTATGCATTGTCATTAAGAAAACAAGGTCGTCTTTATTGCTTGTCCTATCAATATCAGATATAAGAGAAATATTTTGCAAATATTCAATAAGGTTAGGCTCAATTCCATATTCTTTTAAATAACTCGCATAAAAATCCTCAGTTGAGGCAATGAATTCTTTTATATTATCGGCTCTGGTTTCACCTTTTATTAGTTCTTCTTTTTGATAGATATCAATAAGATTCAATTCTTGCACAACTTTTTTAATAAGGTAATTTACTGGTTGAGTCTCTGATATTTTTTTGAACTTTCCTAATAAGGAGTAAAAGGAATTTAGTTTATTGCAAAATGAAGAAGACAAATCCTTTATTTTGTCAATTTTTTGAAGAGAATTAAACAAAGAAATATTTTTATGAGCAGCAAAATCAAGCAGCCTACTTATTGTAGCTTTTCCAATTCCTCTTTTAGGGAAATTGATAATTCTTAAGAGACTCTCATTATCGTTTGGATTTGCTAACACTTTTAGATAAGCTAAAATATCTTTAATTTCTTTTCTTTGAAAGAAATTAACTCCACCTACAATCTGATAATTGATATGGTCTTTAATAAATTGTGTCTCAAATAGTCTTGATTGAGCATTTGTACGATAGAATACCGTAATATCTTTACACTTAGCTTTTTTACTTTTAACTAATTCTTGAATCTTTCTTGATATGAGAATAGCCTCATGCTTTCCATTTTGAACTTCATATAATTTAATTCTTTTCCCCTTCTTTTTAGCGGTCCACAACTCCTTTTTATGTCGCAATTCATTATGAGAAATTAGTTCGTTAGCTGGAGAGAGTATAAACTCAGGAGAGCGATAATTTTGTGTCATATAGATTTTTTTAGTATTTTCATAATCATCTTCAAAAGAAAGAATATTTCTAATATCAGCGCCCCGCCAGCTATAAATTGACTGGTCATCATCACCTACAACACAGATATTTTTATGGGATTTTGCAAGCAAGTATGCAAATTGATATTGTGCAAAGTTTGTATCCTGATACTCATCTATCATAATATAGTGAAATCTATTCTGGTACTTTTTCAAGATTTCAGAATGTTTTTGAAAGAGGTCAACCGTGTATAAAAGCAAATCATCAAAATCAAGTCCATTATTATCTAATAGATATTTTTGATAATTTTCATAGATTGAAGCAACCACTTTTGAGTAGTAAGAGTTCTCATCAATAGGATAATTTTTAGAATCAATAAGATTATTTTTTTGATTGGAAATAATTTCTAATATCCTTTTTGCCGGGAAATTCGTGTCAGGCAAGTCTAATTTTTTAATTACATTTTTCATAATATGAAGCTGGTCATCTTCGTCAAAGATAGTAAAGTTTGATGTTAAAGGAGTCAGTGAATATTCTGCCCGCAAAATTCTTGCACACATAGAATGAAAAGTTCCTATCCAGAGATTGCGAGTTGAAATCTCTCCTGCCAATAGGTGTATTAACCTTTCCTTCATTTCATTTGCTGCTTTATTTGTGAAAGTTACAGCAAGAATATTATGTGGAATTACTTTTTTTTCTGATATTAAATATGCAATCCGATGGACAATACATCTGGTTTTGCCACTACCAGCTCCAGCAAGAATCAAAACAGGTCCTTTAGTGCATAAGACAGCTTCTCTCTGTTTGTCATTAAGTGGTGATAGAATCTTACTTTTTGTAAGCATGTTAATATGGGCGAGTTATAGTCTCAGAATAATGTCCTTCTAATGTATCAGAATAGATAATAATATATGAGGATACTTTAAACCATATATAATTATAAGTATGCCAAGCTTCATCCACACTGAAAGTAGTATCCTCTTTGCTACAATTTTGTTCGATGCGGTCATATTTCCCGTAATATTCCTGAGCTGCATAAATATAATATCCATTTGCATAATAAATACTATCGTTTCCTATTGTAGATGCCACATTCCATGTAAGTGTGATTTTATCATTTGCAAACCAAAGAGTATCAATATCTGGCGGATATTTGCCAGAAATTACTGGATCTAATGGACTTCTTTCTAAGGAGCACGAAATTAAAATTGATAAAGCTGCAAAAATTAATAAAAATATTTTATTTTTCATTTTTAAAACTGTATGCTAATTCCCTGTGGAGTCAGGGATAGTTCTACATCTTTATATTCTAATTTTAGCTTTTCCCAGAGATTCCGATTATAATTTTCTGTTGCTTGAACTACATCTAAAATGGTATATCCCCAAACTATAGCACAGAATCCTATCAGAATCTGAGAAGTTTTATATGAAGAATTTGCATCTGTATAATATTGGTTCATATCATCTATTTGATTTGCATTTTTATATTTATCATAGAGATCCATAGATTTGTCGTAGAAGTATAATGAGCTTCCAGCCAGGAATATTTGTAAACCTAATAATACTTCTCCTTTGGTATAGCTTTTAGCTGAGAAATGTCCCCAACCAGGCGCTAATACAGATTTTAGACAATTTGCAAGATGAGATTGTTTTTTCTCTTTATATAATTCATAGATTTTTAATTCATGACGAAATCTTTCTCGTGATTGTTTCCATTCTAATATTGAATCCCAACCATATTTGTTATCTAATGGTATAATGGAATTTTTTTTATCACTATTTAAGTTAGTATTTTTTTCTAATGCGAAAGTATTATTTGCAAAAAGTGATATTGTTAAAACCACTAGTACAAAATTGGACAGATAGATTCTTTTCATTTGAGAAAATCCTCAGTTTCTTTATTTAATGCCATAATGTTACCAGTTTCTAATTTAACAAGCCAGAAAAGAAAATAATTATCCTCTGGAGTGATAATTGAATATCGAACTTCATAGCTATTTTTTGCAGGTGAACGAAACACTTGCCAGTGAGTAATTTTAATATCCTTACGAGAAAATTTTTTAAATGCCTCCTTTTCAGCTTCTCCAATTTTCTTTACAATAGCCCCATTATTATACTTTTTTATAAGTTCTACAGCATATTTTTCTGGGTCAGTTGTGATTCTTATCCAAGTATATGAATTATTTATCTTTTTTTTTATGGATGAGATTTTGTCTAATTGATATGCATTAGTGTAAATATCCATGGCTTTTTGATATTCCTTATCTTCAAAATATCTATCACCCTGGATAACTAATTCATTAGCTTTTTTAATATTTGCTGCAATGTTTTGTGCATAACTAATTTTTTCTAAAGCCAATTCATAGTTTTCTATAATATTTAAAGTTGCTTTATAAGAATTTATTGCCTCATCAATTTTTCTTTGTGCTAATAGTTTATCTCCATTTTCAATATGAAATAAGCAAATCTGTTTTAGTTTATCTAATACAGCCTGAGTTAATTGGATATTATATTGTTCAGATAGCCGAAAATTTTGCTCTGCTCCTATTAATTTACCATTCATTAATAAATTTTCTGCCAATGAGAAGTAAACATTACCAATAAGAAATCTGATCTCATTTTTATAATTTGCTGAATACTTTAAATATTCAAATAAACTCTCTAAAGAGGAGCTGAATTCATTATTCTTCCATTTTTTCTTGGCATCTTCAATAAAGGCTGGCATATACTTATTAACAATTGTTTTAGATAATAGAAAAGGTTCGCTTTCCGGGAAATTGTCTTGCAAAGTTTGGTATATTTTGTATGATTTTTCTGAATTATTTCTAATTTTAAACTCTATCTTAATTTTTGTATATAGAATTTCGGGGACTAATTCAGAATCCCATAGATTATCAATTATAACATTTAGATAATCGTAAGCAGAATCATAATCCTTTTTTTGGATATAATTTGTAGCAATTTCATAATAGCAATTATCTAAACCCTTATCTGCCTTATCAGAATTGGCAAGAAAAAGAAGGTCTGCTGCGGCTTTGTAGTTTTCTTTTTCCATCTCCATTTTTCCCAATTCATAATAACACTCTGAACGGTAAAATTTTGCCTTTACTTTCAAGGCTGGATTGCCTTCGTGTGAAATAAAACCATCAAATTCTTCAATTGCTGATTTAAAATCTTGATGTCTGTAAGTTTTAAGAGCGGTTTTATATGGAAGATTAGTACAAGATATGATGACCGAAATAAAAATTATGCTTACATACTTTTTCATATTTAGCTTTTAGAAAGTAAATTTCTCTGCTTCCTGCGTAATTGATTTTGTGTGATTATAATTGGAATATTATCTAATTTCCCTCCAAAGAACAGGAAAATTATTGCAAAAATTATCGTTGTTGCTAATGTTAAAAATTGATTATTAACTTTAAAGATTATTACAGTTATCAGAACAATTACGATATTAATAAGATATACCATAAGTGCAGTTACCCTTATGGAGCCGGTAGCTGTTCCGATTCTATGGGTTGAGTGGTCTTTACCACCTTCAAGTATATTTCTACCATCTCTCTGGCGAGTAAAACTTACTAATGAAATATCAAAAATTGCGTAAGAAAGTAATAAAATTGGTAATAGTGATGTGAAATTCACTGTGTAATTCATAATAACTATTTGATTTAGTAATGCAATACCCAGAACTGCGAGAGTATAGCCTATTAGCATACTTCCAGCATCACCAAGAAAGATTTTCGCAGGATGAAAATTATGAAAAAGAAATCCGAGACAAGATCCTATGAAGATTACTGATATAAGTGAAAGAAAATGATTATGTGATAAGATTCCTGTTGCAAAATAACCTGCGCCCAGGATAGCAGCCATTCCAGCAGTGATTCCATCCATATTGTCTAAAAAATTAAGAGCATTCATTAAACCAACCATCCAAAGTAGTAATATTGGAATAGTAATGAAAGGTGAACCTAAAATATTAGTCAATTTTGTTCCAAATATGAATAACAATGCTATGAAAGACTGGATAATGAATTTTATGTATGGACTCATCATAGAATAGTCATCATATAGCCCAAGTAGACAAACAAGAAACAATCCAATAAAGAAATAAGATATTTCT
This is a stretch of genomic DNA from Candidatus Cloacimonadota bacterium. It encodes these proteins:
- the buk gene encoding butyrate kinase; translation: MPKYRILVINPGSTSTKIAVFDDSELVFQKNLQHNPEKLAKFGELINQFKFRKNIVEQSLEENNIHISSIHAVVGRGGLIRPVLSGTYKINKKMLADLKDKSFWGRTHASNLGAFIAKSIADEISVPSFIVDPVTVDEMEDIARISGVPEIERQSLFHALNIKSIARKTAKKIGNPLEECNLIAVHMGGGISVAAMNNGKVVDVNNALLGMGSFSPQRAGALPLQGIVNLCYSGKYTKAEIEKKFCKKSGLIAYLGTDNGIEITKKIEQGDKRFEQIYSAMAYQISKEIGACATVLKGKVDAIFLTGGLAYDKHLTRWLKERTEFIAPIYIFPGEGEMEAMAEAGIRILAGEEKAKEY
- a CDS encoding glycosyltransferase, producing the protein MRLLFVCSAKIWGGNEKWTSMAMKELNKNHKVFLCYRRKELGDKFGKNIYKFTAPFLNLFDPITYIKLSRFIRKKKIDIIISTKKKEYFICGILAKLFRIKNVLRLGIVRKMNFPIWHKLVYNILCDGIIVNAHRIRQNLNKYKFIDLNKIKVIYNGIELKNNSKIPSKTANGFSISSVGMLTKRKGFHLLIESLSKLPQSLKNNIKLNIVGSGRSEIMLKNQVKNLGLQEKVKFWGFMENPLKIVADTDLFVLLSANEGISNALIEAMMIGVPVLTSDAGGSVEFIKNGENGFLTHSTNPEKIAKLLAEIIKNQNKLSEIGKTGCTTVKNLFSPENMRCQLEEFLYEVVDETSS
- a CDS encoding glycosyltransferase family 4 protein; this translates as MKILILSEDFPPNIGGIVQWAMGVAKSLSKAGHTVTLMTRYFPKYGKIKLSNVNFEVIYIDKKYWKKLMSYYWNTSLKSHLESNQKPSIIIATTWNCARGVVNYCMKSMIPLIAVAHGLDVTRKMTYLKKFWLRYTLTRSNYIIAVSRFTKNYLSAKLGIPSKKIYVFPNGVDINKFYPKVEKEYLHKHHLEGCKVILTLSRVIERKGHDAVIKALPQVIRKIQNVRYLICGPWHEKYYLLLRKLINQLKLKKYVIFTNKLSDEELNIYYNLADVYIMPSRYDKKTGDSEGFGITYLEANACEKPVIGGRSGGVEDAIVDGKTGFLVNPMDIDEIANKLILLLENSSLANNIGRQGRSRVLKHYTWDVITKKMEESIFLKKYEL
- a CDS encoding glycosyltransferase family 4 protein, producing the protein MNILFSNSIGKRKWGGGEKWMVKAAKGLAERNHNVFLGCKKNSILMEKASKEGIKTVGVNIHSDFSPTNTYKIKKFLLTNKIDVLICNLNKDVRAAGLAGRLAKTPLIFARHGIQLCGKKLKHKITLLNLTDGIITNSQTIKDAYMKYGWFNDDFVKVIYNGIKTNKNIPNYPIEEELPFTKNKKIILSAGRLSKQKGFIYLIKTAKIAKKHNNDWIFLIAGKGKLKNNLLQAIKDDGLENYVRLIGFYDDFFPILKISDIFILPSLFEGMPNVVMEAMSVAKPVIATDVNGTRELMIDGETGFIVPLKNSQAFYNKLSILLSDKELCRRMGKAGKKRVETKFTYKKMIDNLESFLSEKLQKKAK
- a CDS encoding glycosyltransferase family 9 protein, yielding MRLLLKEIKTYFKRLFKKCIFILMEFFVKPRREHHLSEDPSTICIIAQEKIGDFILLTPLFPLLKKYFPNIYITVLASKYNHKLFSQLPDVDEVICPKLNYWQFYKEIKHRKFDILYNPKDHSSRTFLILTAIINANYKIGLKGFHNQKFYDYLFDIPFHTYIVEKNLSICKLFNIRITEEVLIPKLPKPKNNQIEKYFQRFKKPLVGINLSAGSKFREWKEKKWLQFFENISNQDASFLLFGMPDKKDIMKRISSRYKNVYIMKKVRDIIKLNSYISHLDLMVTPDTSILHLAHINNISTIGLFQKNVDNIKRFYKENKKMYIISSPTNDINSIPNSIVVKKCRSIINNILTII
- the tagD gene encoding glycerol-3-phosphate cytidylyltransferase, encoding MKKVITYGTFDLFHYGHLRILERAKQLGDYLIVAVSTDEFNAVKGKKCVYPYEHRSKIVKAIKYVDKVIPEENWEQKIEDIKKYDIDVFVMGDDWEGKFDFLNHYCKVFYLKRTDSISTTEVKKMNESILKSQISMMRNR